TCGTGGTTCTGCTGTTCATGGCGGACATGGACTACGGGCGGTTCCGATACGGCGGGAGCGTGGTGCGGTGGCCGGGGACATACCTGCTGCTGGCGGCGGTTCTGCTGCTGGGGTTGGTGTACGTTCCGGTGGTCGGGCAGGAGGTCAACGGGGCGCGGCGGTGGATTCGGCTTGGGCCGGTGACGTTTCAGCCGTCGGAGTTCGCCAAGTACGTTCTGGTGGTGTTTCTGGCGGGGGTGCTGGCGCATGCGCGCTATCCGCGGCGGAAGTTCCTGATCGGGCTGTTGCCGTTGTGCGCGGCGATCGGTCTGCTGTGCGGATTGGTGGTGGTCGAGGATCTGGGGACGGCGGCGTTGATGGCGTTGGTGGCGGCGATGCTGCTGGTGGCGGGCGGGGCGAGGCTTTGGCAGATGCTGATTCTGGCGTTGCCGGGGGTGGCGGGGTTTGTGTACATGGTCATCAAGACGCCCTACCGCGTGGAGCGGATCACGTCGTTCATGGACATCTGGAAGGATCCGCAGGGCTCGGGATATCACGCGATCCAGTCGCTGGTGGCGATCGGAAACGGATCGTGGTGGGGTGTGGGGCTTGGCAAGGGGATTCAGAAATACGGGTTTTTGCCGGAAGATACGACAGATT
The genomic region above belongs to Phycisphaerae bacterium and contains:
- a CDS encoding cell division protein FtsW; the encoded protein is MANGIAVEQIESGQSGSAGAYGVWLKMAALGLMCLGVVMIYSAGSRVDREPQWFMRLSDPASKQLMFAMVAFVVLLFMADMDYGRFRYGGSVVRWPGTYLLLAAVLLLGLVYVPVVGQEVNGARRWIRLGPVTFQPSEFAKYVLVVFLAGVLAHARYPRRKFLIGLLPLCAAIGLLCGLVVVEDLGTAALMALVAAMLLVAGGARLWQMLILALPGVAGFVYMVIKTPYRVERITSFMDIWKDPQGSGYHAIQSLVAIGNGSWWGVGLGKGIQKYGFLPEDTTDFIFSIICEEVGLAGALLVMGLIAAIVWSGLAVYRRCGDDFGKLLTFGVVATIGLQAAINIAVATVSVPTKGIALPFVSAGGSGLIVAAAALGLVCSVAQKPKT